One Lucilia cuprina isolate Lc7/37 chromosome 4, ASM2204524v1, whole genome shotgun sequence DNA segment encodes these proteins:
- the LOC111687479 gene encoding probable cytochrome P450 313a4 — MEQTQNTKDLIKTLLISSLLCLWFYWIWARRSFYQFAIKFPGCFGSPVIGSFGTIKNFKSILQGLGILFERCKSNTICVWMGFYPTVVSSDPEFIEKILSSPELLNKAKIFYNPVYEAFQGGIISSPASVWQHNRKMINPSFHHKVLVSFLPVFHKGRNVLLSKLNEMVDNGEFKLSDIIQRVTLGISVETTMGKIMGPGDQVEEEVIGNFRFAMDKIVHHIMMSCVNLGPLYSLYFKYQTVKKRIHQFVFELVQEKLKRMSNQTENPTEEDKNSMESIKKCPNIFIDQAIEIYQKQKFSFNDIIVESNNIVTASFETTGNGILSVLVMLAIHPDVQGRLYDEIVNIFPEKDFEMKYEHLEQLPYLDMVINETLRLAPSIPIIGRHVTKDIQLSKDHVLPKDMQVIMSIFHVHRRKDIWGPNANSFDPDNFLPENMAGKHPYAYIPFSKGMRNCIGWRYAIFAMKVILVGIVRNYRLTTTTKYEDIDFIYNIALKYLNEPSFKIYRRD, encoded by the exons ATGGAACAGACTCAAAATACGaaagatttaattaaaactttgctAATATCTTCTTTGTTATGTTTGTGGTTTTATTGGATATGGGCGCGGCGAAGTTTTTATCAATTTGCTATTAAATTTCCCGGTTGTTTCGGATCTCCGGTTATTGGATCGTTCGGTacgattaaaaatttcaaat CAATTCTGCAAGGACTTGGAATTTTATTCGAACGTTGCAAAAGTAATACTATTTGTGTTTGGATGGGATTTTATCCCACAGTCGTCTCATCAGATCCCGAATTCATTGAGAAAATTCTATCATCTCCTGAACTTTTAAACAAGgctaaaattttctacaatccGGTTTACGAAGCATTTCAAGGTGGCATAATATCCAGCCCTG CATCTGTTTGGCAACATAATCGCAAAATGATAAATCCCTCGTTTCATCACAAAGTCTTAGTAAGTTTTTTGCCGGTTTTTCACAAAGGAAGGAATGTTCTACTCtccaaattaaatgaaatggtGGACAACGGAGAATTCAAATTATCCGATATAATACAACGTGTAACACTGGGAATATCTGTTG aAACCACTATGGGTAAAATAATGGGACCAGGTGACCAAGTCGAGGAAGAAGTGATTGGTAATTTTAGATT cGCAATGGACAAAATTGTTCATCATATAATGATGTCTTGCGTAAATCTTGGCCCATTGTATTCACTATACTTTAAATATCAAACCGTCAAAAAACGTATTCATCAATTTGTGTTTGag cTGGTGCAAGAGAAGCTAAAACGAATGAGCAATCAAACTGAAAATCCAACGGAAGAAGATAAAAATTCTAtggaatcaattaaaaaatgccCCAATATATTCATAGATCAAGCAATCGAAATTTACCAGAAacaaaaattctcatttaatgaTATCATTGTGGAATCTAACAACATTGTAACAGCC tcCTTTGAAACAACCGGAAATGGAATACTATCTGTCTTGGTAATGTTGGCTATACACCCCGATGTACAGGGGCGTCTCTACGATGAAATTGTCAATATTTTTCCAGAAAAGGATTTTGAAATGAAGTATGAACATTTGGAACAATTACCGTATCTAGACATGGTTATAAATGAAACCCTACGCTTGGCTCCATCTATACCAATTATTGGCCGCCATGTTACAAAAGACATACAGTTGTCTAAGGATCATGTTTTGCCTAAGGATATGCAGGTTATAATGTCGATATTCCATGTCCATCGACGAAAAGATATATGGGGTCCAAATGCTAATAGTTTTGACCCTGATAATTTTCTACCAGAAAATATGGCTGGGAAACATCCATACGCTTACATTCCATTTTCGAAAGGAATGCGAAATTGCATTG gtTGGCGATATGCGATTTTTGCTATGAAAGTAATATTGGTTGGAATCGTACGAAACTATCGGCTGACAACGACTACTAAATATGAAGACATTGACTTTATTTATAACATTGCTTTGAAGTATTTAAATGAACCatcctttaaaatatatagacgAGATTAG